The following are from one region of the candidate division TA06 bacterium genome:
- the amrS gene encoding AmmeMemoRadiSam system radical SAM enzyme, whose translation MSKVECLLCPKRCELVEGQRGDCKVRLNLEGKLKTLVYGKVCAAHVDPIEKKPLSHVLPSSRAFSIATAGCNLHCKFCQNWQISQREPEETENHDLTPEDVVNLARQYKCETIAYTYSEPVVFYEYMVDTARLAHQFGIRNVWVTAAFIEGKPLDELCNLIDAANIDLKSIRDRYYADVCYGRLKPVQDAIVKAANRGVWVELTNLIVPTLNDSDEDLTDLCRWIVNNVGVDVPLHFSRFHPMYQLENLPATPVETLIKAREIAIAEGINYVYIGNVPGRGASNTYCPNCRALLIERKGYYVALNRVGEDGRCDLCGHKIPGIWK comes from the coding sequence ATGAGTAAGGTTGAATGCCTTTTGTGCCCTAAGCGATGTGAACTGGTCGAGGGGCAGCGTGGCGACTGCAAAGTAAGGCTGAACCTTGAAGGTAAACTGAAAACCCTTGTATATGGAAAGGTATGCGCAGCTCACGTTGATCCGATTGAGAAGAAGCCCCTTTCCCATGTGCTTCCCAGTTCCAGAGCGTTTTCTATAGCGACAGCCGGGTGCAACCTCCACTGCAAATTCTGTCAGAACTGGCAGATTTCGCAAAGAGAACCAGAGGAGACCGAAAATCACGATCTGACTCCTGAGGATGTCGTTAATCTTGCCCGCCAGTATAAATGTGAGACTATCGCATATACTTATTCGGAGCCCGTGGTCTTCTACGAATACATGGTCGACACTGCCAGACTCGCTCACCAGTTTGGAATCAGAAACGTATGGGTGACTGCCGCATTCATAGAAGGAAAACCATTGGATGAGTTGTGCAACTTGATTGATGCGGCAAACATAGACCTGAAATCTATTAGAGATAGATATTATGCTGACGTTTGCTATGGAAGACTGAAGCCTGTGCAGGATGCCATAGTAAAAGCAGCTAATAGGGGAGTCTGGGTTGAACTCACCAATCTGATAGTTCCAACACTGAACGATTCGGATGAAGACCTAACAGATCTGTGCAGGTGGATAGTCAATAATGTCGGAGTTGATGTACCACTCCATTTTTCTAGATTCCATCCAATGTATCAACTGGAAAATCTGCCGGCAACTCCAGTAGAGACGCTCATCAAAGCTCGCGAGATAGCGATAGCCGAAGGCATAAATTATGTCTACATAGGGAATGTTCCCGGCAGAGGAGCGAGCAACACCTACTGCCCAAATTGCAGGGCGCTACTTATAGAAAGGAAAGGGTACTACGTGGCTCTGAACAGAGTGGGGGAGGACGGGAGGTGTGACCTTTGCGGCCACAAGATTCCAGGAATATGGAAATAG
- a CDS encoding T9SS type A sorting domain-containing protein, with product MRRYVMRGVCVICLVLCGMFAAVCATGHSTPAVSAQKIHVSSVSDISTSCGELLGLSEDISLSVDPGSCVLYGSGLESYYYLRVGELKSTGGAGEPELPMKVIRLVIPGQNHVLGVKVNSGSFAEFKEPLRIVPVSQVAEWRIGGSKPELIPDPKIYGSDSYFPGRLVSFDWGCDNKNTYVYVRIFPVQYRPLSGKALLLTEASVSVYYTPRPSQPRASLAVPFDDQCVIICPDEFMVAAETLEAFHEGQESITTYIATNEWIDSTYTAVKDTPPWDGYAYEQPGTIQGYDYTLAKKIVAFMRDTLAHPNLRYISIIGDAEKVPPSYYFKFGSGSPVEGWIPSDLLYVSPDFDYVLNYCSGRIVASDILEATHAVMKARDWHASAAWSWFKNAAVTGGVPFDTPYYIGELITSDVVNRNAFNGHDVTKLYYTDNNFTESVCDDYLRGDASEDCGIFFQISHGSGPAIYYDDGSNITANELMAYPAHTNVPIIASVACDCGAWDTDLVSALGFSMSFGEGVLKSDAAGIAYFGGARSNAGSPSWYIDNGNLIITRDWYMSELLTYVWDAYHHGAPALGDMHWAAFDSFLVNNDMSTYTWNRKTYFEAILIGDPALQIPAQVSGSNYTLPQLEAQNPEYVNSTSYPVFHNTAQETILVVSNTDSPGASIKLMDALTRSTALDVEDFPSGPFEYEFTPGTGPRYYLVRTVADDWKEGWMYLYNGVLIAVDGDTLDWRRAGISPAAEDPDDFEPQDLEITDLYVANDGLYWYFGFPALWETMSHASYGIALDYTGGGYVGVQGTDRDGLGNWITFDSTHAVDAEVYVFPYYDFGVILFWLGSGWSSYYSIENMGGVMMFDLDNAHFCEIAIPNSVIGDPDCIDLTLFSSGMGNFLNDWQPAQDASPSDPATYNTPHWGQSWANTLTQFVRVCKTGIEEQEGVMLRREAVFGLSQPSPNPFRDVCSIRFTVPNRGAVELNIYDSAGRLISTPIKGTVAFGSHVFYWDGTGPDGHKLPSGIYFARLDFEGNSKTAKLLKLR from the coding sequence ATGAGGAGGTATGTTATGAGAGGTGTTTGCGTTATTTGTTTAGTACTCTGTGGTATGTTCGCCGCTGTTTGTGCCACAGGCCACTCAACACCTGCCGTGTCGGCACAAAAGATTCATGTCTCATCTGTGTCTGACATTTCTACTTCTTGCGGTGAGCTTCTTGGGTTAAGCGAGGATATTAGCCTTAGTGTGGATCCTGGTTCCTGTGTGCTTTACGGGAGTGGACTTGAGAGCTATTACTATCTCAGGGTGGGAGAATTGAAGTCAACAGGAGGAGCAGGCGAGCCGGAACTTCCCATGAAAGTCATCAGATTGGTCATACCGGGACAAAACCATGTTCTCGGTGTCAAGGTCAACTCTGGCTCTTTTGCTGAGTTCAAAGAACCGCTGAGGATTGTGCCTGTGTCTCAAGTCGCCGAATGGCGAATCGGGGGTAGCAAACCCGAACTGATTCCTGACCCGAAAATATATGGTAGTGACTCATATTTCCCTGGCAGGCTGGTCTCTTTTGATTGGGGATGCGACAATAAGAACACGTATGTGTATGTCAGAATTTTCCCTGTTCAGTACAGGCCTCTAAGTGGCAAAGCGCTTCTTCTCACAGAAGCTTCTGTGAGCGTGTATTATACGCCGAGACCTTCTCAGCCAAGAGCGAGCCTCGCTGTGCCTTTTGACGATCAATGCGTCATAATTTGTCCCGACGAGTTTATGGTTGCTGCCGAGACTCTGGAAGCTTTCCACGAGGGGCAGGAAAGTATCACCACCTACATTGCCACAAACGAATGGATAGACAGTACTTATACCGCTGTGAAAGATACCCCTCCGTGGGATGGCTATGCTTATGAACAGCCCGGGACCATACAGGGTTACGATTACACTCTTGCCAAGAAAATTGTCGCTTTCATGAGAGACACCCTTGCACACCCCAACCTCAGATACATCAGCATAATTGGTGACGCAGAGAAGGTTCCGCCCAGCTACTACTTCAAGTTTGGCTCGGGCAGTCCTGTGGAGGGGTGGATCCCCTCAGATCTACTCTACGTGTCGCCGGACTTCGATTATGTTCTAAACTACTGTTCTGGACGGATTGTGGCAAGCGACATTCTTGAAGCTACGCATGCTGTGATGAAGGCAAGAGACTGGCATGCGTCTGCGGCTTGGTCATGGTTCAAAAACGCGGCAGTTACCGGCGGAGTCCCATTTGATACTCCCTACTATATTGGTGAGCTGATTACGAGTGATGTGGTGAATAGAAATGCCTTCAACGGCCACGACGTAACCAAGTTGTATTACACCGACAATAACTTCACAGAATCGGTATGCGATGATTATCTACGGGGTGACGCGAGTGAAGACTGCGGCATATTCTTCCAGATAAGCCATGGTAGCGGTCCTGCCATTTATTATGATGATGGATCAAACATCACCGCGAATGAGCTCATGGCCTATCCTGCTCACACGAATGTTCCCATAATTGCAAGTGTTGCCTGCGACTGCGGGGCATGGGATACAGACCTTGTGAGTGCACTGGGTTTCAGTATGTCCTTTGGGGAGGGAGTTTTGAAGTCCGATGCAGCCGGAATCGCGTACTTCGGGGGGGCCAGATCAAATGCAGGATCCCCGAGCTGGTACATAGATAACGGCAATCTGATAATAACCAGAGACTGGTACATGAGTGAGCTTCTGACCTATGTCTGGGACGCGTATCACCACGGAGCTCCTGCCTTGGGAGACATGCACTGGGCCGCGTTTGATTCCTTTTTGGTCAATAATGACATGTCCACCTATACCTGGAACAGAAAAACCTACTTCGAGGCCATATTAATAGGAGACCCGGCACTACAGATTCCTGCACAGGTCAGCGGCTCCAACTACACTCTGCCTCAATTGGAAGCACAGAATCCAGAATATGTGAATTCAACAAGCTATCCTGTCTTTCACAACACCGCACAGGAGACGATATTGGTCGTGTCGAATACAGACTCCCCCGGAGCCTCAATAAAGCTGATGGATGCTCTTACGCGCTCCACCGCTCTCGACGTGGAGGACTTCCCTTCAGGACCTTTCGAGTATGAGTTCACGCCTGGAACGGGCCCAAGATACTATCTCGTGAGGACTGTTGCAGATGACTGGAAAGAAGGATGGATGTACCTCTACAATGGTGTGCTCATAGCCGTCGACGGGGACACTCTGGACTGGCGTAGGGCCGGCATCAGCCCGGCTGCTGAGGATCCTGACGACTTTGAGCCTCAGGACCTTGAGATAACCGACCTGTATGTCGCCAATGACGGTCTATACTGGTATTTTGGATTCCCGGCATTATGGGAGACCATGTCGCACGCCTCATACGGAATCGCACTGGATTATACAGGTGGGGGATATGTGGGTGTGCAGGGAACAGACCGAGACGGTCTCGGAAACTGGATTACCTTTGACAGCACTCACGCAGTTGATGCCGAGGTTTATGTCTTTCCGTACTATGACTTTGGAGTGATTCTTTTCTGGCTTGGTTCCGGATGGTCCAGCTACTATTCTATTGAAAACATGGGTGGAGTCATGATGTTTGATCTGGACAATGCCCATTTCTGTGAGATTGCCATACCCAATTCTGTGATTGGTGACCCCGATTGTATTGACCTGACCCTTTTCTCAAGCGGTATGGGCAACTTCTTGAATGATTGGCAGCCCGCACAGGATGCGTCTCCAAGCGACCCTGCTACCTACAATACTCCACACTGGGGTCAAAGCTGGGCCAACACCCTGACCCAGTTCGTGCGAGTGTGCAAGACTGGGATAGAAGAGCAGGAAGGCGTGATGCTCAGACGGGAGGCGGTGTTTGGTTTGAGCCAGCCATCTCCAAATCCATTCAGGGATGTGTGCTCAATTCGTTTTACAGTCCCCAATAGGGGGGCGGTTGAACTTAACATATATGATTCTGCGGGACGGCTCATTTCCACACCCATCAAAGGGACGGTGGCTTTTGGTTCGCACGTTTTCTACTGGGACGGGACCGGGCCAGATGGCCACAAACTGCCAAGCGGAATCTATTTTGCGAGACTAGATTTCGAAGGGAATTCAAAGACCGCGAAACTTCTGAAGCTGAGATAG
- the ccsB gene encoding c-type cytochrome biogenesis protein CcsB, with protein sequence MQNLLAEQAIFFAVISLYSLAFLFYVAYLFVPRLLGRGKLAFYILLLGALVHAFLIIFRFMEARYPPFQTLYESLSWFAFSVVVAFLFVEWRRDVHLPGFLATGIALAACIYAIVGRSPEIKPLFPALQSGWFAWHVVLAFASYAIFVVAFSVEVVFLSLTLGSKNGRGARFGLDEKKRNLFHRMAYNLILFGYPLLTFGVVSGAAWAQEAWGRYWGWDPKETWSLITWSVYALYLHAKVTPRWARRRASVLNIIGFVCMIFTFVGVNWLVRLLHIPSLHAY encoded by the coding sequence ATGCAAAACTTACTTGCTGAACAGGCCATCTTTTTCGCAGTCATAAGTCTCTATTCACTGGCCTTTCTTTTCTATGTTGCGTACCTATTTGTGCCTCGGCTTCTGGGTAGAGGAAAACTAGCATTCTATATTCTACTTTTGGGAGCATTAGTACATGCGTTTCTTATTATTTTCAGGTTCATGGAAGCAAGATACCCTCCATTTCAGACTCTTTATGAAAGCCTCTCCTGGTTTGCTTTTTCCGTCGTAGTCGCCTTCCTTTTCGTTGAGTGGCGGAGAGATGTTCACCTTCCGGGTTTTCTCGCAACCGGAATAGCACTTGCTGCATGTATATACGCTATCGTTGGAAGGAGTCCTGAAATAAAGCCTTTGTTCCCCGCCCTGCAGTCTGGGTGGTTTGCTTGGCATGTGGTCTTGGCATTCGCATCCTATGCAATCTTTGTGGTTGCATTCAGTGTCGAAGTCGTCTTCCTTTCGTTGACATTGGGAAGCAAGAATGGCAGAGGGGCAAGGTTCGGGCTGGATGAGAAGAAGAGAAACCTTTTCCACAGGATGGCCTACAACCTTATTCTGTTTGGATATCCCCTATTGACCTTCGGCGTAGTTTCAGGAGCCGCCTGGGCTCAAGAGGCCTGGGGGAGATACTGGGGATGGGACCCGAAGGAAACCTGGTCATTAATCACATGGTCAGTCTACGCGCTTTATCTTCATGCAAAGGTCACACCCAGGTGGGCGAGGAGGAGGGCGTCTGTATTGAACATTATTGGCTTTGTCTGTATGATATTCACTTTTGTGGGAGTTAACTGGCTTGTCAGGCTACTTCACATACCCAGTCTGCACGCGTACTAA
- a CDS encoding YHS domain-containing protein yields the protein MRESGTVVSTQGGIARIEFVPKEACEHCGAKGFCHPSPGKMVAEAINELEAKVGDEATIETGVGESILASVLIFLVPIAGLIGGYLLAKWIWKSEGAGAIGAIALMAAFIGVLAYLDRRVFRPKKFMPRIVSVVRREVNTLVKDPVCGMDVSEETTLKTDHSGKTYYFCCETCKTAFEKTPDEYLKKE from the coding sequence ATGCGGGAGAGTGGTACAGTTGTCTCCACTCAGGGTGGCATTGCCAGAATAGAGTTCGTCCCCAAGGAAGCTTGTGAGCACTGTGGGGCGAAGGGATTCTGCCATCCGTCTCCCGGGAAGATGGTTGCTGAAGCTATCAACGAGCTGGAGGCAAAGGTTGGCGATGAGGCTACAATAGAGACAGGCGTGGGGGAGTCAATCCTGGCCTCCGTACTCATATTCCTTGTCCCTATTGCCGGTCTCATAGGTGGCTATCTTCTGGCTAAGTGGATTTGGAAAAGTGAGGGGGCAGGCGCCATTGGTGCCATAGCTTTGATGGCAGCGTTCATAGGAGTCTTGGCATATCTGGATAGAAGAGTTTTCAGACCAAAGAAGTTTATGCCAAGAATAGTATCAGTTGTAAGAAGGGAGGTGAACACATTGGTAAAAGACCCCGTTTGTGGCATGGACGTCTCTGAGGAAACGACCTTGAAGACCGATCACTCTGGCAAGACCTACTACTTCTGCTGTGAGACATGCAAGACCGCTTTTGAGAAGACCCCAGATGAATATCTTAAGAAAGAGTGA
- the lpdA gene encoding dihydrolipoyl dehydrogenase: MEKYGIAIIGGGPAGYVGAIRASQLDISVCLIESGELGGACTNVGCIPTKAILASVRFLSYWRSAGDLGIDIHGVPSANLKQIRERKEKIVRIQRHGIENLLKSNKVTLIRGKGKLVDPHTIAVIGETDVVGAHRIVLATGSRPKSLPHIPFDGDMVLSSDHAVELKNIPEKLLIVGGGTIGAEFAFIYAGLGSKVTVVEMMDRVLPLEDGDVSAIIEREMRKSGIDVMTGIKVESLFRKKKGASVILDDGTELAVSKILVSIGRTSNTEALDLSAVGVRLRDDNSIDTNEKLETNVPNIYAAGDCIGGRLLAHVASREAIVAVENCLGTPLGVNYNVIPGCTFTIPEVASVGLTEAAARASGKEIKTGRFDFRGLGKAHADGEIVGMVKIVADSETDKILGAHIVGNEASCLIHELAVVMKAGMTASDLGETVHAHPTFSEAIMEAAADVQNASIHKPKISKSQ, from the coding sequence GTGGAGAAGTACGGAATAGCGATTATTGGTGGAGGCCCCGCAGGATACGTAGGGGCGATCCGAGCATCCCAGTTGGACATCAGTGTCTGTCTGATTGAGTCAGGCGAGCTGGGCGGAGCCTGTACAAACGTGGGATGCATACCTACGAAGGCCATTCTTGCCTCTGTCAGATTCCTTTCCTACTGGCGAAGTGCGGGCGACCTGGGTATTGATATACACGGTGTGCCGTCCGCCAATCTGAAACAGATTAGAGAGCGGAAAGAGAAAATCGTACGGATCCAGAGGCATGGGATAGAGAACCTTCTCAAGTCCAACAAGGTGACTCTTATCAGGGGAAAGGGAAAACTCGTAGACCCTCACACTATCGCCGTAATCGGGGAGACCGACGTGGTGGGCGCGCACAGGATAGTTCTAGCGACCGGTTCGAGGCCGAAATCACTCCCTCACATTCCCTTCGATGGTGATATGGTCCTGTCCAGTGACCACGCCGTTGAGCTAAAAAATATACCTGAAAAGCTGTTGATTGTGGGAGGAGGTACGATTGGTGCGGAGTTTGCCTTCATATATGCTGGCCTTGGTTCAAAGGTCACGGTAGTTGAGATGATGGATAGAGTACTTCCCCTGGAGGACGGGGATGTCTCAGCAATCATAGAAAGGGAGATGAGGAAGTCGGGTATTGATGTCATGACCGGGATCAAGGTGGAGTCCTTATTCAGAAAGAAGAAAGGTGCATCAGTTATACTTGACGACGGCACAGAGCTCGCCGTAAGCAAGATTCTGGTGTCTATTGGCAGAACCTCCAATACCGAAGCACTCGATCTTTCGGCCGTTGGAGTTCGACTGCGCGATGACAATTCAATCGATACCAATGAGAAACTGGAAACGAATGTTCCCAACATCTACGCTGCTGGTGACTGTATTGGGGGGAGACTGCTTGCTCATGTCGCTTCCAGAGAAGCGATTGTAGCGGTTGAAAACTGCCTTGGTACTCCACTTGGGGTAAACTACAATGTGATTCCAGGCTGTACATTCACGATACCCGAGGTTGCATCAGTAGGACTCACGGAGGCTGCAGCGAGGGCGTCCGGAAAGGAGATAAAGACAGGCCGTTTTGATTTCAGAGGTCTGGGCAAAGCTCATGCTGATGGAGAAATAGTGGGCATGGTCAAGATCGTTGCTGACTCAGAAACAGACAAAATTCTTGGAGCGCACATAGTTGGTAATGAGGCATCATGTCTGATTCATGAACTCGCTGTGGTCATGAAGGCAGGGATGACGGCAAGCGACCTTGGTGAAACTGTCCACGCCCATCCAACGTTCTCTGAAGCAATCATGGAAGCGGCAGCAGACGTGCAGAACGCTTCCATACACAAGCCCAAGATATCGAAATCCCAGTAG
- the nadA gene encoding quinolinate synthase NadA yields MTDQKLKEEIIALKNKKRALFLVHNYQRGEIQDIADYLGDSLGLAQQAAEHPAELIVFCGVWFMAESAKILSPKKKILLPRREADCFMARMVDVEGLRQLKQKHPDAKVVSYVNTNADIKAESDVCCTSANAVKVVEGIEADTIIFTPDRNLAKYAQRFTTKKIIPWDGYCYVHARITPEEVIEAKEKHPDAAFIAHPECEPPVIDLADEVLSTGGMVRFAKESDYKKIIIGTEEGLLYRLKKENPGKKFYTAGSAKMCWNMKINTLEDVYLSLKEDRYQIEVEESILEKARVALERMLLYT; encoded by the coding sequence ATGACTGACCAGAAACTGAAGGAGGAAATAATTGCCCTCAAGAATAAAAAGAGGGCTCTCTTTCTTGTGCACAACTATCAGAGAGGAGAAATTCAGGACATTGCAGACTACCTTGGTGATTCTCTTGGGCTTGCCCAGCAGGCAGCAGAACATCCCGCTGAACTGATAGTGTTCTGCGGTGTCTGGTTCATGGCGGAAAGCGCGAAGATATTATCCCCTAAGAAGAAGATCCTTCTGCCCAGGAGAGAGGCAGATTGCTTCATGGCTAGAATGGTGGATGTGGAAGGGTTGCGCCAACTGAAGCAGAAACATCCTGATGCAAAGGTCGTCTCATACGTGAACACGAATGCAGACATAAAAGCAGAGAGTGATGTATGCTGTACATCGGCCAATGCGGTAAAAGTTGTGGAGGGGATAGAAGCTGACACCATAATCTTCACTCCGGACAGGAACCTGGCCAAATATGCCCAGAGGTTTACCACTAAGAAGATAATTCCCTGGGATGGCTACTGCTATGTTCACGCCCGGATCACACCAGAAGAAGTGATAGAGGCAAAGGAGAAACATCCAGATGCAGCTTTCATCGCTCACCCTGAATGCGAGCCCCCAGTTATTGACCTTGCTGATGAGGTCCTGTCCACCGGTGGAATGGTCAGGTTTGCGAAGGAGTCTGACTACAAGAAGATCATAATAGGTACAGAGGAAGGCCTTCTGTATCGTCTTAAGAAAGAGAATCCTGGAAAGAAGTTCTATACTGCTGGTAGCGCAAAGATGTGCTGGAATATGAAGATTAACACTCTTGAAGATGTTTATTTGTCCTTGAAAGAGGACAGATACCAGATAGAAGTGGAAGAAAGCATACTGGAAAAAGCGAGGGTGGCTTTGGAGAGAATGCTGCTTTACACTTGA
- the nifS gene encoding cysteine desulfurase NifS, producing MKDRIYLDHNATTPTDKRVLEVMLPYFCDDFGNASSLHRFGQRAHVALEDARTQVASILGAEEKEIVFTSGGSESNNYAIKGAAYLHQDKGRHIITSAVEHPAVLNTCEHLQKRGFDVTYISVDERGVLDLNKLEDAIRKDTILVTIMHANNEVGTIQPIAEISKLVKKRGVLFHTDAVQAVGKLETDVNKLGVDMLSLSAHKLYGPKGVGALYVRSGVELMPLIHGGHHEKGRRASTENLPGIVGLGKACEICMAEMKEESKRLTMLRERLWQGFSSRISETVLLGHPTKRLSGTLAVSFRYVEGESVLLNLDLEGIAVSSGSACTSGSIEPSHVLLAMGVPPELARGGIRLSLGRGNTEEQINRVIDLTPGIIEKLRAMSPLTKK from the coding sequence TTGAAGGACCGAATATACCTTGACCACAACGCGACCACCCCAACTGACAAGAGGGTCTTGGAAGTAATGCTTCCCTATTTTTGTGATGATTTTGGCAATGCGTCGAGCCTGCACAGGTTCGGACAGAGGGCCCATGTTGCTCTCGAGGATGCGCGAACGCAGGTAGCCAGTATTCTTGGTGCAGAAGAAAAGGAGATTGTATTCACCAGCGGAGGCTCCGAGTCGAACAACTATGCGATAAAAGGTGCGGCATACCTTCACCAGGATAAGGGGCGTCATATCATAACATCTGCAGTTGAACATCCCGCGGTACTGAATACGTGTGAGCATCTCCAGAAGAGAGGGTTTGATGTCACCTACATATCTGTAGATGAGCGTGGTGTGCTTGATCTCAACAAGTTGGAGGATGCTATACGCAAGGACACCATACTTGTCACCATAATGCACGCAAACAATGAGGTGGGAACAATTCAGCCTATTGCCGAGATCAGCAAGTTGGTTAAGAAAAGAGGCGTTCTGTTTCACACGGACGCAGTCCAAGCCGTGGGGAAGCTGGAGACGGACGTGAACAAGCTGGGTGTCGATATGCTGTCCCTCTCGGCGCACAAGCTGTACGGACCAAAAGGGGTGGGGGCGCTCTACGTAAGATCTGGAGTGGAGTTAATGCCTCTGATCCATGGAGGTCACCACGAAAAAGGGAGAAGGGCAAGCACTGAGAACTTACCCGGTATCGTGGGACTGGGAAAAGCCTGCGAGATTTGTATGGCTGAGATGAAGGAGGAGAGCAAGAGGCTGACCATGCTCAGGGAAAGGCTCTGGCAAGGCTTTAGCTCCAGGATTTCAGAGACTGTGCTTCTGGGCCACCCCACGAAGAGGCTTTCTGGTACCTTGGCCGTCTCATTCAGATATGTGGAGGGCGAGTCGGTCCTTCTCAATCTTGATTTAGAAGGGATAGCGGTTTCAAGCGGTTCTGCATGTACCTCCGGTTCTATTGAACCGTCTCACGTTCTACTTGCCATGGGTGTTCCTCCTGAGCTAGCCAGGGGTGGAATAAGGTTGAGTCTGGGAAGGGGAAATACAGAGGAGCAGATAAACAGGGTCATCGACCTAACGCCGGGCATAATCGAAAAACTTAGAGCCATGTCACCACTAACGAAGAAATAG
- the moaC gene encoding cyclic pyranopterin monophosphate synthase MoaC: MVDVSAKGETERVAVAACTVSMGEKALSTVIENESVKGDVLTVAKLAGIMAAKRTGEMIPLAHTIKLTNVEIDFTVRKKEREIDIKTEVKSYGKTGVEMEALTAAASSALTIYDMCKAVDRSIVISNLRLLEKSGGKSGRWVRGTAGKSNGK; the protein is encoded by the coding sequence ATGGTAGATGTCAGCGCCAAAGGTGAGACGGAACGCGTGGCAGTTGCAGCCTGCACTGTTTCCATGGGCGAAAAGGCATTGTCTACTGTAATAGAGAATGAGAGTGTCAAAGGGGATGTGCTTACTGTGGCCAAACTCGCAGGGATAATGGCTGCCAAAAGGACAGGAGAGATGATTCCTCTTGCCCATACTATAAAACTGACCAACGTGGAGATTGACTTTACAGTTAGAAAGAAAGAAAGAGAGATTGACATAAAGACAGAGGTCAAGTCCTATGGGAAAACCGGCGTGGAAATGGAGGCCTTGACTGCTGCGGCGTCATCTGCCCTCACAATATATGATATGTGCAAAGCGGTCGATAGATCAATTGTGATTTCAAACCTGAGACTGCTTGAAAAGAGTGGAGGCAAAAGCGGTCGCTGGGTGAGGGGCACAGCCGGGAAGAGCAACGGGAAGTAG
- a CDS encoding macro domain-containing protein, with translation MSVNISLYKGDITDCHADGLVNAANNHLWMGSGVAGAIKRRGGQVIEDEAVVKGPIHVGEAVATTAGKLNAKFVIHAAGMGRDLVPSEESIKNCTINSLKRADELGLKSIVFPAIGCGVGGFPVERAASIMLDAVHQFTSKKSSIENIAFALFTQMDYDAFDNALREFLDRTSSQ, from the coding sequence ATGTCAGTAAATATCAGTTTATACAAGGGTGATATTACTGATTGCCATGCTGACGGATTGGTGAATGCCGCAAATAATCATCTGTGGATGGGAAGCGGTGTGGCCGGCGCCATCAAGAGAAGGGGAGGCCAGGTGATAGAGGATGAAGCGGTTGTAAAGGGGCCAATTCATGTTGGTGAGGCAGTGGCAACCACGGCGGGTAAACTGAATGCAAAGTTTGTGATCCATGCGGCTGGCATGGGGCGGGACCTCGTACCGAGTGAAGAAAGCATAAAAAACTGCACAATCAACTCGCTCAAGAGAGCGGACGAACTTGGTCTCAAATCGATAGTCTTCCCGGCAATAGGGTGCGGCGTGGGAGGGTTTCCGGTGGAGAGGGCAGCCTCAATAATGCTGGATGCTGTCCACCAGTTTACATCTAAGAAATCTTCAATAGAAAATATTGCTTTTGCTCTTTTCACTCAAATGGATTATGATGCATTTGACAATGCGCTGAGAGAGTTTTTAGACCGAACCTCGTCACAATAG